One stretch of Lachnospiraceae bacterium oral taxon 096 DNA includes these proteins:
- a CDS encoding D-alanyl-D-alanine carboxypeptidase, whose translation MRFAKRLTSFLLAIAILFFGITPDASYAAVAWPTNIDIAAEGGILMDANSGAILYAKNIHTPYYPASITKILTALIIIENCDLNDTLTFSHNAIFNVEGNSSSAGFDVGDKITVKDALYALLLKSANESANALAEYYAGSIDKFVDIMNQRAKELGCTESHFANPSGLNNPNHYVTAYDYALICRAAFNNPKFVEIDSTTYYKLPASRWVPAGQTIYSHHSMLKRNNPLHYEGIIGGKTGFTSLAGNTLVTCAQRNDLKLITVILNGHMTHYTDTKALLDFGFANFKSVKISDAGNAYGNVMQNIELVKTKNGPSNMLTTDKSRTVTLPQDASMADTTTQISYDTNATDPDNAIARITYFYDDHAIGTDYLLSNAKTNAKYTSAEAAPKAADNDPAQMVAPGSDGNENSEDLPAKSLSPSSKKTMPLKKGLSFRLRIIIAAASAVIVLIFIVIIISRRGRNHRRSRRRRRRR comes from the coding sequence GCCATTTTATTTTTTGGCATCACTCCAGACGCAAGCTATGCTGCCGTTGCCTGGCCAACAAATATTGATATCGCTGCAGAGGGTGGAATTTTGATGGATGCAAATTCTGGTGCCATTCTCTACGCCAAAAATATACATACACCGTATTATCCTGCCAGCATTACAAAAATTCTTACAGCACTCATTATTATCGAAAATTGTGATCTCAATGACACCTTGACCTTCTCTCACAACGCCATCTTTAATGTCGAGGGAAATTCTTCAAGTGCAGGCTTTGATGTCGGAGACAAAATCACAGTAAAGGATGCTCTCTATGCTCTTTTATTAAAATCAGCCAATGAGTCAGCCAATGCACTCGCCGAGTATTATGCCGGCAGTATCGATAAGTTTGTGGACATTATGAATCAGCGTGCTAAGGAACTAGGATGTACAGAGTCCCATTTTGCCAACCCAAGTGGTCTCAACAATCCAAATCACTATGTCACTGCCTATGATTATGCCTTAATTTGCCGTGCAGCATTTAATAATCCAAAATTTGTGGAAATTGATTCGACCACCTACTATAAATTGCCTGCCAGCCGCTGGGTTCCTGCGGGGCAGACCATCTACAGCCATCATTCTATGTTAAAGCGAAATAATCCGCTCCACTACGAGGGCATTATCGGCGGAAAAACTGGATTTACTAGCTTAGCAGGAAATACGCTCGTTACCTGTGCACAGCGCAATGATTTAAAGCTCATCACGGTCATTTTAAATGGCCATATGACACATTACACTGACACCAAGGCACTCCTTGACTTTGGCTTTGCCAATTTTAAGAGCGTAAAGATTTCTGACGCTGGCAATGCTTATGGCAATGTTATGCAAAATATTGAATTGGTCAAGACCAAAAATGGTCCTTCAAATATGCTCACTACGGACAAAAGTCGCACAGTGACACTGCCACAGGATGCATCTATGGCCGATACGACAACACAAATTAGCTATGATACCAATGCAACTGATCCAGACAATGCCATTGCACGCATTACCTACTTTTATGATGACCACGCCATCGGTACAGACTATTTGCTCAGCAATGCAAAGACCAATGCCAAGTATACCTCGGCCGAGGCCGCCCCAAAGGCAGCAGACAATGACCCCGCCCAAATGGTTGCCCCAGGATCCGATGGCAATGAAAATTCTGAGGATCTTCCAGCAAAAAGTCTTTCCCCATCCTCAAAAAAGACGATGCCTCTAAAAAAAGGTCTAAGCTTTCGACTACGCATAATAATTGCAGCGGCCTCTGCGGTCATTGTTCTTATTTTTATTGTCATTATTATTTCTAGGCGAGGAAGAAATCATCGAAGATCAAGAAGGAGAAGACGCAGAAGATAA